The following DNA comes from Halofilum ochraceum.
CCGGGGAGTTCGTGCAGTCATTCGACTGCATGCTGCGAGTGGATGAGGGGGTGAACGGGAACTGCCAGCGTCGATTCTTACAGGCCCGGCGGCTACGTCATTTCTGCATCCAGCCCCTTCCGGTCAGCCCGCGGGGATATACCGAAATAACCGCGGTATCGACGGCTGAAATGGGCCGGGCTGCGGAAACCGCTTCGGTGCGCGATCTCGGTGATGCTGGCGGCCGTATGCAGCAACAGTTGGCGGGCGCGGGCCAGACGGACACCCATGTAGAATGCGGTCGGCGTGGTGGCGAGATGGGCTTCGAACAGCCGCTCGAGTTGGCGCTCGGACACACCGATGTAGCCCGATATCTCGGTCAGCTGTATCGGTTCCTCGACGTTCGCTTCCATCAACGCGACCGCACCGCTCAGTCGGTCCTGGCCGGTACCGATACGGTGGCGCAATGGAATCCGCTGTCGGTCGTTTCGATCCCGCATGCGTTCGTGAATCAACAGATCGGCCGCGGCGGGGCTGGTGGTGCCGTCACCACAGGTCTCTGCGATGAACTGCAACATCATGTCCATAGCGGCCGTGCCGCCGCTGCAGGTATAGCGCTGACGGTCGACCTCGAATACATGCTCGGAGGCGATGATGCGCGGAAAATCGGCCGTCAGCGAAGGCAGGTCCTGCCAGTGAATTGTGCAGCGGTAACCATCCAGCAGACCGGCACGGGCCAGCAGCCAGCTGCCCGTGTCGATTCCGCCCAGCCCTGTGCCGCGTCCGGCCATGCGCCGGAGCCAGTGGATCAGCCGGCGCTCGTCCGGGAACTCGATCGGGTTGGGACCGCAGAGGAACAGGGCTGTCACCGCGGGT
Coding sequences within:
- a CDS encoding GlxA family transcriptional regulator, which encodes MTATREHPEPETHSAAAPVPLNGATFDAAPHRVALLLVPGFSYIAFASAIEPLRMANMVVHETLFGALTCSPDGEPIVASNGVRTEVDCAIDDLPAVTALFLCGPNPIEFPDERRLIHWLRRMAGRGTGLGGIDTGSWLLARAGLLDGYRCTIHWQDLPSLTADFPRIIASEHVFEVDRQRYTCSGGTAAMDMMLQFIAETCGDGTTSPAAADLLIHERMRDRNDRQRIPLRHRIGTGQDRLSGAVALMEANVEEPIQLTEISGYIGVSERQLERLFEAHLATTPTAFYMGVRLARARQLLLHTAASITEIAHRSGFRSPAHFSRRYRGYFGISPRADRKGLDAEMT